From the Manihot esculenta cultivar AM560-2 chromosome 3, M.esculenta_v8, whole genome shotgun sequence genome, one window contains:
- the LOC110611029 gene encoding uncharacterized protein LOC110611029 yields the protein MSKSVPFPSPPLQPVLHQDDADDDDENVKQLRECSSLYLSLQDCLIDNDRNWKACQKEVQALKACNERRKKDKVK from the exons ATGTCCAAATCAGTTCCATTTCCATCGCCGCCTCTGCAGCCAGTGCTTCACCAGGATGATGCGGACGACGACGACGAGAACGTCAAGCAGCTGAGAGAGTGCTCATCTCTCTACCTTTCCCTACAG GATTGTCTTATTGACAATGATAGGAACTGGAAAGCCTGCCAGAAGG AAgttcaagccttaaaggcatgCAATGAGAGGAGGAAGAAAGATAAAGTGAAGTGA
- the LOC110611250 gene encoding putative E3 ubiquitin-protein ligase RF298 isoform X2: MTSMFAKASSSCSSQVPPFHPVQEKGSRNKRKFRADPPLGEPSKVMPSPQNECSGYEFSAEKFESAPIHGSSSVCGLCGIDQDHSDGLKLDLGLSTSIGSSEVGTSQSTEELESEESHEADWSDLTESQLEELVLSNLDTIFKSAIKKIVACGYTEDVATKAVLRSGLCYGCKDTVSNIVDNTLAFLRNGQVIDPSREHCFEDLQELEKYILAELVCVLREVRPFFSTGDAMWCLLICDMNVSHACAMDGDPFSSFAADGASNGTSSISSQPQMKAEAKCSELNLPNPCKLEPSVPCSHSSQSEAPNNMTGVPNTTKPKNPGVLSGLVLDKDGTNSSFDPADKSFSAAATAQPPVLEEKFVVSRKVHSNSTKREYILRQKSLHLEKGYRTYGPKGSRTGKLSSLILDKKLKSVSDSALKINNASLRLSKVMGVDVPQDNLSQNLSINPGSSPSAASNLESLSATSSSPKSNVPSTLSSVNTSPTLPALNTPPALAATDTDLSLSLPTKTNSTSASMNCNAEAPNCSFAGTPYEKSLAQWVPRDKKDEMIMKLVPRVRELQNQLQEWTEWANQKVMQAARRLSKDKAELKSLRMEKEEVERLKKEKQTLEENTMKKLTEMENALGKASGQVERANSAVRRLEVENAALRQEMEAAKLRAAESAASCQEVSKREKNTLMKFQSWEKQKTLLQEELAAEKRNVAMLQQDLVRAKKLQEQHEV, encoded by the exons ATGACATCAATGTTTGCTAAAGCCAGTAGTAGCTGTAGCAGTCAGGTGCCACCATTCCATCCAGtccaagaaaaaggaagcagaaataagagaaaattccGCGCTGATCCACCTTTGGGTGAACCCAGCAAGGTTATGCCTTCACCTCAGAATGAATGCTCTGGTTATGAATTCTCTGCTGAGAAATTTGAATCTGCGCCAATTCATGGGTCTTCCAGTGTATGTGGCCTGTGTGGCATTGACCAAGACCATTCTGATGGGTTGAAACTTGACCTTGGATTGTCAACTAGCATAGGGTCATCAGAAGTTGGAACAAGCCAGTCTACTGAGGAACTAGAATCAGAAGAATCCCATGAAGCTGATTGGAGTGATCTTACAGAATCCCAGCTAGAAGAACTTGTGTTAAGCAATTTGGACACAATCTTCAAGAGTGCCATTAAAAAGATTGTTGCTTGCGGTTATACTGAAGATGTTGCTACAAAGGCTGTTTTGAGGTCTGGTCTTTGTTATGGGTGTAAAGACACAGTGTCAAATATTGTGGATAATACTTTGGCATTTCTTAGAAATGGTCAAGTGATTGATCCATCGAGGGAGCACTGTTTTGAGGATTTACAGGAGCTAGAAAAGTATATATTGGCAGAATTGGTTTGTGTACTCCGAGAAGTTAGGCCTTTCTTCAGCACTGGGGATGCAATGTGGTGCTTGTTGATTTGTGACATGAATGTCTCTCACGCTTGTGCAATGGATGGTGATCCCTTTAGTAGTTTTGCTGCTGATGGGGCTTCAAATGGGACTTCCTCTATTTCCTCCCAACCCCAGATGAAAGCAGAAGCCAAATGTTCTGAGTTAAATCTTCCAAATCCTTGTAAATTGGAACCTTCTGTTCCTTGTTCTCATAGCTCTCAATCTGAGGCACCCAACAACATGACAGGAGTTCCCAACACAACCAAGCCAAAGAACCCCGGTGTTCTTAGTGGATTAGTCTTAGACAAAGATGGAACAAATTCTTCATTTGATCCTGCTGATAAATCTTTCAGTGCTGCAGCAACTGCTCAACCTCCTGTATTAGAAGAAAAGTTCGTTGTCAGTAGAAAGGTTCATTCCAATAGTACCAAGAGGGAATACATACTTCGACAAAAGTCACTTCATTTGGAGAAGGGATACCGAACATATGGGCCTAAAGGATCAAGAACAGGGAAGTTGAGTAGTTTGATTTTGGATAAGAAACTAAAATCTGTTTCAGATTCTgctctaaaaataaataatgcttCTCTAAGATTGAGTAAGGTAATGGGAGTTGATGTTCCTCAAGATAATTTAAGCCAGAACCTTTCTATCAATCCTGGATCCTCTCCCTCAGCAGCATCTAATTTAGAAAGTTTGAGTGCAACATCTTCTTCACCCAAGTCCAATGTTCCATCTACACTATCCTCAGTCAACACCTCACCTACATTGCCTGCACTCAACACTCCACCTGCATTGGCTGCTACTGATACAGACCTATCACTTTCATTACCCACAAAAACTAACTCCACTTCAGCCTCTATGAATTGTAATGCCGAGGCACCTAATTGCAGTTTTGCTGGTACACCATATGAGAAGTCGCTGGCACAGTGGGTTCCAAGGGACAAGAAGGATGAGATGATTATGAAACTGGTTCCTAGAGTTCGGGAATTGCAAAATCAGCTCCAAGAATGGACAGAGTGGGCAAACCAGAAAGTTATGCAGGCTGCCCGAAGATTGAGTAAAGATAAGGCTGAACTTAAGTCACTTAGGATGGAGAAGGAAGAAGTTGAACGGCTCAAGAAAGAGAAACAAACTCTGGAGGAAAACACCATGAAGAAGCTCACTGAGATGGAAAATGCACTGGGCAAGGCAAGTGGACAGGTGGAGAGAGCTAATTCTGCTGTTCGGAGGCTTGAGGTGGAGAATGCTGCGCTGAGGCAAGAGATGGAGGCTGCAAAATTGCGTGCAGCAGAGTCAGCTGCAAGCTGTCAAGAAGTATCAAAGAGGGAGAAGAATACGCTGATGAAGTTTCAATCATGGGAGAAGCAGAAAACCCTTTTACAAGAAGAACTTGCAGCTGAAAAACGCAACGTTGCAATGCTACAACAGGATCTAGTACGGGCTAAAAAGCTACAGGAACAGCATGAG GTGTGA
- the LOC110611250 gene encoding putative E3 ubiquitin-protein ligase RF298 isoform X1: MTSMFAKASSSCSSQVPPFHPVQEKGSRNKRKFRADPPLGEPSKVMPSPQNECSGYEFSAEKFESAPIHGSSSVCGLCGIDQDHSDGLKLDLGLSTSIGSSEVGTSQSTEELESEESHEADWSDLTESQLEELVLSNLDTIFKSAIKKIVACGYTEDVATKAVLRSGLCYGCKDTVSNIVDNTLAFLRNGQVIDPSREHCFEDLQELEKYILAELVCVLREVRPFFSTGDAMWCLLICDMNVSHACAMDGDPFSSFAADGASNGTSSISSQPQMKAEAKCSELNLPNPCKLEPSVPCSHSSQSEAPNNMTGVPNTTKPKNPGVLSGLVLDKDGTNSSFDPADKSFSAAATAQPPVLEEKFVVSRKVHSNSTKREYILRQKSLHLEKGYRTYGPKGSRTGKLSSLILDKKLKSVSDSALKINNASLRLSKVMGVDVPQDNLSQNLSINPGSSPSAASNLESLSATSSSPKSNVPSTLSSVNTSPTLPALNTPPALAATDTDLSLSLPTKTNSTSASMNCNAEAPNCSFAGTPYEKSLAQWVPRDKKDEMIMKLVPRVRELQNQLQEWTEWANQKVMQAARRLSKDKAELKSLRMEKEEVERLKKEKQTLEENTMKKLTEMENALGKASGQVERANSAVRRLEVENAALRQEMEAAKLRAAESAASCQEVSKREKNTLMKFQSWEKQKTLLQEELAAEKRNVAMLQQDLVRAKKLQEQHEARWQQEEKTNEELLSQATSIRKEREQIEASAISKEDVIKLKAETNLQKYKDDIQKLEKEISQLRLKTDSSKIAALRRGINESYASRLADAKYSTTQKDLSTPHYSVVEAAEFQEYSDIGGVKRERECVMCLSEEMSVVFLPCAHQVVCTTCNELHEKQGMKDCPSCRTPIQRRVPVCFSRS; this comes from the exons ATGACATCAATGTTTGCTAAAGCCAGTAGTAGCTGTAGCAGTCAGGTGCCACCATTCCATCCAGtccaagaaaaaggaagcagaaataagagaaaattccGCGCTGATCCACCTTTGGGTGAACCCAGCAAGGTTATGCCTTCACCTCAGAATGAATGCTCTGGTTATGAATTCTCTGCTGAGAAATTTGAATCTGCGCCAATTCATGGGTCTTCCAGTGTATGTGGCCTGTGTGGCATTGACCAAGACCATTCTGATGGGTTGAAACTTGACCTTGGATTGTCAACTAGCATAGGGTCATCAGAAGTTGGAACAAGCCAGTCTACTGAGGAACTAGAATCAGAAGAATCCCATGAAGCTGATTGGAGTGATCTTACAGAATCCCAGCTAGAAGAACTTGTGTTAAGCAATTTGGACACAATCTTCAAGAGTGCCATTAAAAAGATTGTTGCTTGCGGTTATACTGAAGATGTTGCTACAAAGGCTGTTTTGAGGTCTGGTCTTTGTTATGGGTGTAAAGACACAGTGTCAAATATTGTGGATAATACTTTGGCATTTCTTAGAAATGGTCAAGTGATTGATCCATCGAGGGAGCACTGTTTTGAGGATTTACAGGAGCTAGAAAAGTATATATTGGCAGAATTGGTTTGTGTACTCCGAGAAGTTAGGCCTTTCTTCAGCACTGGGGATGCAATGTGGTGCTTGTTGATTTGTGACATGAATGTCTCTCACGCTTGTGCAATGGATGGTGATCCCTTTAGTAGTTTTGCTGCTGATGGGGCTTCAAATGGGACTTCCTCTATTTCCTCCCAACCCCAGATGAAAGCAGAAGCCAAATGTTCTGAGTTAAATCTTCCAAATCCTTGTAAATTGGAACCTTCTGTTCCTTGTTCTCATAGCTCTCAATCTGAGGCACCCAACAACATGACAGGAGTTCCCAACACAACCAAGCCAAAGAACCCCGGTGTTCTTAGTGGATTAGTCTTAGACAAAGATGGAACAAATTCTTCATTTGATCCTGCTGATAAATCTTTCAGTGCTGCAGCAACTGCTCAACCTCCTGTATTAGAAGAAAAGTTCGTTGTCAGTAGAAAGGTTCATTCCAATAGTACCAAGAGGGAATACATACTTCGACAAAAGTCACTTCATTTGGAGAAGGGATACCGAACATATGGGCCTAAAGGATCAAGAACAGGGAAGTTGAGTAGTTTGATTTTGGATAAGAAACTAAAATCTGTTTCAGATTCTgctctaaaaataaataatgcttCTCTAAGATTGAGTAAGGTAATGGGAGTTGATGTTCCTCAAGATAATTTAAGCCAGAACCTTTCTATCAATCCTGGATCCTCTCCCTCAGCAGCATCTAATTTAGAAAGTTTGAGTGCAACATCTTCTTCACCCAAGTCCAATGTTCCATCTACACTATCCTCAGTCAACACCTCACCTACATTGCCTGCACTCAACACTCCACCTGCATTGGCTGCTACTGATACAGACCTATCACTTTCATTACCCACAAAAACTAACTCCACTTCAGCCTCTATGAATTGTAATGCCGAGGCACCTAATTGCAGTTTTGCTGGTACACCATATGAGAAGTCGCTGGCACAGTGGGTTCCAAGGGACAAGAAGGATGAGATGATTATGAAACTGGTTCCTAGAGTTCGGGAATTGCAAAATCAGCTCCAAGAATGGACAGAGTGGGCAAACCAGAAAGTTATGCAGGCTGCCCGAAGATTGAGTAAAGATAAGGCTGAACTTAAGTCACTTAGGATGGAGAAGGAAGAAGTTGAACGGCTCAAGAAAGAGAAACAAACTCTGGAGGAAAACACCATGAAGAAGCTCACTGAGATGGAAAATGCACTGGGCAAGGCAAGTGGACAGGTGGAGAGAGCTAATTCTGCTGTTCGGAGGCTTGAGGTGGAGAATGCTGCGCTGAGGCAAGAGATGGAGGCTGCAAAATTGCGTGCAGCAGAGTCAGCTGCAAGCTGTCAAGAAGTATCAAAGAGGGAGAAGAATACGCTGATGAAGTTTCAATCATGGGAGAAGCAGAAAACCCTTTTACAAGAAGAACTTGCAGCTGAAAAACGCAACGTTGCAATGCTACAACAGGATCTAGTACGGGCTAAAAAGCTACAGGAACAGCATGAG gcTAGATGGCAACAAGAAGAGAAGACGAATGAAGAACTACTTTCGCAGGCTACTtcaataagaaaagaaagagaacaaATTGAGGCTTCAGCTATATCTAAAGAGGATGTGATCAAATTAAAAGCAGAAACAAATTTGCAGAAGTACAAAGATGATATTCAGAAGCTTGAAAAGGAAATCTCCCAACTGAGACTGAAGACCGACTCTTCAAAAATTGCAGCCCTTCGAAGGGGCATCAATGAAAGCTATGCTAGTAGACTCGCAGATGCTAAGTACAGCACTACACAAAAGGATCTCTCGACTCCTCATTACTCGGTAGTAGAAGCAGCAGAGTTTCAAGAATACTCTGACATAGGAGGTgtgaaaagagagagagaatgtgTGATGTGCCTTTCAGAAGAGATGTCGGTGGTGTTCCTCCCATGTGCCCATCAAGTGGTTTGCACAACATGTAATGAGCTCCATGAGAAACAAGGAATGAAGGATTGCCCTTCATGTAGAACCCCCATCCAGCGGCGTGTTCCTGTATGTTTTTCTCGCTCGTAA
- the LOC110611898 gene encoding pyruvate, phosphate dikinase, chloroplastic translates to MSSAMRGMLIRTAPNFGNSQRLFKRSHVEQSDLLFCANRSILRFCSGLPNSRSKRSFDQPLQGRIRAQVLAPVSDSTAPTTKKRVFTFGKGRSEGNKSMKSLLGGKGANLAEMASIGLSVPPGLTISTEACQEYQQNGKKLPEGLWEEILEGLQSVEEDMGATLGDPSKPLLLSVRSGAATSMPGMMDTVLNLGLNDEVVAGLSLKSGERFAYDSYRRFLDMFGDVVMGIPHSSFEEKLEKMKDIKGVKLDTDLTAHDLKELVEQYKKVYLEATGEVFPSDPKKQLQLAVKAVFDSWDSPRAIKYRSINQITGLKGTAVNIQCMVFGNMGNTSGTGVLFTRNPSTGEKKLYGEFLINAQGEDVVAGIRTPEDLDTMKHCMPEAYKELVENCKILEHHYKDMMDIEFTVQENRLWMLQCRSGKRTGKGAVKIAVDMVNEGLVDSRSAIKMVEPQHLDQLLHPQFEDPSAYKDKVIATGLPASPGATVGQIVFSADDAEAWHAQGKCVILVRTETSPEDVGGMHAAAGILTARGGMTSHAAVVARGWGKCCVSGCSDIRVNDSEKVVVIGDTVIHEGEWISLNGSTGEVILGKQPLSPPALSGDLETFMSWADEIRRIKVMANADTPEDALTARNNGAQGIGLCRTEHMFFASDERIKAVRKMIMAVTPAQRKAALDLLLPYQRSDFEGIFRAMDGLPVTIRLLDPPLHEFLPEGDLEQIVSELTTETGMKEDEVFSRIEKLSEVNPMLGFRGCRLGVSYPELTEMQARAIFQAAVSMSNQGVTVLPEIMVPLVGTPQELGHQVTLIRSVADKVFSEMGVTLSYKVGTMIEIPRAALVADEIAKVAEFFSFGTNDLTQMTFGYSRDDVGKFLPIYLSKGILQSDPFEVLDQKGVGQLIKMATEKGRAARPSLKVGICGEHGGEPSSVAFFAEAGLDYVSCSPFRVPIARLAAAQVVV, encoded by the exons ATGTCGTCGGCGATGAGAGGAATGTTAATTAGGACGGCGCCGAATTTTGGAAATAGTCAGAGATTATTCAAGCGGAGTCATGTGGAGCAGAGTGATCTTCTTTTCTGCGCGAACCGTTCGATTTTACGCTTCTGTAGTGGGCTCCCTAATTCCAGGAGCAAGAGATCCTTTGACCAGCCTTTacaaggcagaatccgagcacaagtTCTAGCTCCGGTATCGGACTCGACAGCGCCGACCACCAAGAAG CGAGTATTTACTTTTGGCAAAGGAAGGAGCGAAGGCAACAAGAGCATGAAGTCCTTG TTGGGAGGGAAGGGAGCAAATCTGGCAGAGATGGCTAGCATTGGGTTATCAGTGCCGCCTGGACTTACCATATCAACAGAAGCATGCCAAGAATATCAGCAGAACGGGAAAAAATTGCCAGAAGGTTTGTGGGAGGAGATATTGGAAGGCTTGCAAAGTGTTGAAGAGGACATGGGAGCTACCCTTGGTGACCCGTCTAAACCTCTTCTCCTCTCTGTTCGCTCTGGTGCAGCG ACCTCTATGCCTGGCATGATGGACACTGTCCTTAATCTTGGACTAAACGATGAAGTGGTTGCTGGTTTGAGTTTGAAAAGTGGAGAGCGTTTTGCTTATGATTCCTACAGACGTTTTCTAGACATGTTTGGAGACGTT GTAATGGGAATCCCACACTCATCATTTGAAGAGAAATTAGAAAAGATGAAGGATATAAAGGGAGTCAAACTTGAtactgatctgacagcccatgATCTCAAAGAGTTGGTGGAGCAATACAAGAAAGTCTACCTTGAAGCTACTGGCGAAGTGTTTCCTTCAG ATCCAAAGAAGCAGCTGCAGTTAGCCGTTAAAGCAGTTTTTGATTCCTGGGACAGCCCAAGGGCCATTAAGTATCGGAGCATCAATCAAATAACTGGCTTAAAAGGAACTGCAGTAAACATCCAATGCATGGTATTTGGTAATATGGGAAATACTTCTGGTACAGGTGTTCTCTTCACTAGAAACCCAAGCACTGGTGAAAAGAAGCTCTATGGGGAGTTTCTAATTAATGCTCAG GGAGAGGATGTAGTTGCTGGAATTAGAACACCAGAAGATTTGGATACCATGAAACATTGCATGCCTGAAGCTTACAAAGAACTGGTGGAGAATTGCAAAATTCTAGAGCACCATTACAAAGATATGATG GATATTGAGTTCACAGTTCAAGAAAATAGGTTGTGGATGTTGCAATGCCGATCTGGAAAGCGTACTGGTAAAGGTGCAGTAAagatagctgtggacatggttaaTGAAGGGCTTGTTGATAGTCGCTCTGCAATTAAGATGGTGGAGCCCCAGCATCTTGATCAACTTCTTCATCCCCAG TTTGAGGATCCATCTGCATACAAAGACAAAGTAATTGCGACAGGCTTGCCTGCTTCTCCAGGGGCAACAGTGGGGCAGATTGTGTTTAGTGCTGATGATGCCGAAGCATGGCATGCACAGGGAAAATGTGTCATTTTG GTAAGGACAGAAACGAGCCCAGAGGATGTTGGAGGCATGCATGCAGCTGCTGGAATATTGACAGCTAGAGGTGGTATGACATCCCATGCTGCTGTTGTAGCACGGGGTTGGGGAAAATGCTGTGTTTCTGGGTGCTCTGATATTCGTGTAAATGATTCTGAGAAG GTTGTTGTAATTGGGGATACTGTGATACATGAAGGAGAATGGATCTCACTCAATGGGTCTACAGGTGAAGTGATATTGGGAAAACAACCACTATCTCCTCCAGCTCTGAGTGGTGACTTAGAGACATTTATGTCTTGGGCTGATGAAATAAGACGCATCAAG GTTATGGCAAATGCTGATACTCCTGAAGATGCATTAACAGCAAGAAATAATGGTGCACAAGGAATAGGACTTTGTAGAACAGAGCATATG TTCTTTGCTTCTGATGAGAGGATAAAGGCTGTGAGGAAGATGATAATGGCAGTTACTCCAGCGCAGAGGAAGGCAGCACTAGACCTTTTACTACCTTATCAAAGATCAGATTTTGAAGGAATTTTTCGTGCAATGGATG GCCTTCCAGTAACAATCCGACTCTTGGATCCTCCACTTCATGAATTTCTTCCGGAAGGTGATCTTGAACAGATTGTCAGTGAACTAACTACTGAGACTGGCATGAAAGAAGATGAAGTCTTCTCAAGAATCGAGAAATTATCAGAAGTAAATCCTATGCTTGGTTTCCGAGGCTGCAG GCTAGGGGTATCATATCCAGAACTCACTGAAATGCAAGCACGTGCAATCTTCCAGGCTGCAGTCTCAATGAGCAACCAGGGGGTTACAGTTCTTCCTGAGATAATGGTTCCCCTTGTTGGAACACCTCAG GAATTAGGACATCAAGTGACTTTAATACGCAGTGTTGCAGATAAAGTTTTCTCTGAGATGGGTGTCACATTAAGCTATAAGGTGGGGACTATGATTGAGATTCCTAGAGCTGCTCTGGTTGCAGATGAG ATTGCAAAGGTAGCAGAGTTCTTTTCATTTGGGACCAATGATCTCACACAAATGACATTTGGTTATAGTCGAGATGATGTTGGCAAGTTTCTCCCCATATACCTATCCAAAGGCATTTTGCAAAGTGATCCATTTGAG GTACTTGATCAGAAAGGTGTAGGCCAACTCATCAAGATGGCCACAGAAAAGGGCCGTGCAGCTAGGCCTAGCTTGAAG GTTGGAATATGTGGAGAGCATGGCGGGGAGCCTTCATCGGTTGCATTCTTTGCAGAGGCTGGACTAGATTATGTATCATGTTCTCCATTCAG GGTTCCAATTGCAAGGTTAGCAGCAGCACAAGTAGTTGTCTGA